In Streptomyces sp. NBC_00341, the DNA window GGCCGACCTTGGGGTCGGGCCGCTCGCCGTACTCCAGGACGTCGGCATCGCCGTATCCGCTGTAGCTGATCGCCTTCATCCTTCGACCATCGGCGCAGGTCAGGCGCAGCGCAAATCAGGCCGTCCCGGGGCCGGGGCTCACCAGCGCGGGATCGACGGCGTCCGCCAGCCGGGCTCGGCCTTGCGCATCGCGGCGGCGTCGTCGCGCTCGCGCATCGTGCCGTCGTCGTCGAGCCAGCGGCGGTGCAGTGCGGCCAGCCGCTCCCGGTCCAGCTCCACGCCGAGGCCGGGGGCGTCGGAGACGGTGAGCCGGCCGTCCTCGAAGACGTGGCGGGTGGTGATGACGTCCTCGGTCTGCCAGGGGTAGTGGCTGTCGCAGGCGTAGTCGAGGTTGGGGACGGTGGCCGCGACGTGCGTCATGGCGGCGAGGCTGATCCCGAGGTGGGTGTTGGAGTGCATGGAGAGCCCGACGCCGAAGGTGCGGCAGATCCCGGCCAGTTCACGGGTGCGGTGCAGTCCGCCCCAGTAGTGGTGGTCGGAGAGGATGACCTGCACGGCGTCCCGGGCGAAGGCCTCGGGGACCTCCGCGAGGGTGGTGACGCACATGTTGGTGGCCAGCGGTACGTCGGTGCCGGCCGCGACGTCGGCCATCAGCCCGGTACCGGCCGCCGGGTCCTCCAGGTATTCGAGCACGCCCTTGAGCTGCTCGGCGACGTACAGCGAGGTCTCGACGGACCAGGCGCCGTTGGGGTCGAGGCGCAGCGGCTGACCGGGGAACGCCTCGGCCAGCGCGCGGACCGCGGCGATCTCCTGCTCCGGCGGGAAGACACCGCCCTTCAGCTTGAACGAGGAGAAACCGTAGTCGCGGGCGAAGCGTCGCGCCTGGGCGACGACTCCGGCCGGGTCTACGGCCGCTCCCCAGTCGTCCCGCTCGCCGCCCTCGGGGTGCTCGGCCCAGCGGTAGAAGAGGTAGGCGCTGTACTCGACGGTGTCGCGGACCTTGCCGCCGAGCAGCGCGTGCACCGGCAGGCCGAGGGACTTGCCGAGCGCGTCCAGGCAGGCCACCTCGAAGCCGGAGACCACCGAGAGCCGCAGCTTGTCCGCGGTCTGGACGCCGCGCAGCCCGCCCGCGTCGACCCGCTCGTCGGCGGCGCGTGAATCCGCGCACACCTCGTCGGCGAGGGCGAAGAGCCCGTTCACATCGCTGACCGGGCGGCCCGGCAGGGCGGCGGCGAGCGGCTCGGCCAGTTCGAGGTACTTGCCGTCGCCGTAGGTCTCCCCGACGCCGGTCACTCCGCCGCGGGTGACGACCTCCACGACGAGGCGCGGGGTGTAGGGCTGGTGGACGCCCTGGGTGTTGAGGAGCGGCGGGTCGGCAATGAGGATCGGGGTCAGCCGGACTTCTTCGATCAACAACGCTGTATCCATACGTGAACTCTATTCAGAGATGAGACTGAATACCAGAGGCTGGGCAGCCGATCACACCGGAGCGGTCACATCCGGTTCCGGGAGTTCACTGGACGACATACCGACTGGTCGGCATCATGAACACCGACCGTTCATCCATCCCGGAGGTGCGCACGATGAGCCCAGTCCACCCGCCAGGCCTCGACCTCGACCGGTTGCGCGGCCACCTCGACCGCGAACGGCCGGGCCTGGTGAACGGACCGCTGGACGCCCGGCTCATCGAGGGCGGCCGTTCGAACCTGACCTACGCCGTCACGGACACGGACGGCACCGGCCGCTGGGTCGTCCGGCGCCCGCCGCTGGGTCATGTGCTGGCCACCGCGCACGACATGAAGCGCGAGCACCGGGTGATCAGCGCACTGCACCCGACGGCCGTCCCGGTCCCCGAGCCGATCCTGCTCTGCGAGGACGACTCCGTCATCGGCTCGCCGTTCTACGTGATGGAGTACGTCGAGGGCACCCCGTACCGCACCGCGGAACAGCTCGCCCCGCTCGGCGCGGAGCGCACCCGGGCGGCCGTGCTCGGACTGGTCGACACCCTGGTCGAACTGCACGCCGTGGACCCGCAGGCGGTCGGACTCGGCGACTTCGGGCGCCCCGAGGGCTTCCTGGACCGGCAGCTGCGCCGCTGGGGCAAGCAGCTGGACGCCTCCCGCAACCGCGAACTGGCGGGCATCGACGAGCTGCACGCGGCGCTCGGCC includes these proteins:
- a CDS encoding glucarate dehydratase family protein; this translates as MDTALLIEEVRLTPILIADPPLLNTQGVHQPYTPRLVVEVVTRGGVTGVGETYGDGKYLELAEPLAAALPGRPVSDVNGLFALADEVCADSRAADERVDAGGLRGVQTADKLRLSVVSGFEVACLDALGKSLGLPVHALLGGKVRDTVEYSAYLFYRWAEHPEGGERDDWGAAVDPAGVVAQARRFARDYGFSSFKLKGGVFPPEQEIAAVRALAEAFPGQPLRLDPNGAWSVETSLYVAEQLKGVLEYLEDPAAGTGLMADVAAGTDVPLATNMCVTTLAEVPEAFARDAVQVILSDHHYWGGLHRTRELAGICRTFGVGLSMHSNTHLGISLAAMTHVAATVPNLDYACDSHYPWQTEDVITTRHVFEDGRLTVSDAPGLGVELDRERLAALHRRWLDDDGTMRERDDAAAMRKAEPGWRTPSIPRW
- a CDS encoding phosphotransferase family protein, encoding MSPVHPPGLDLDRLRGHLDRERPGLVNGPLDARLIEGGRSNLTYAVTDTDGTGRWVVRRPPLGHVLATAHDMKREHRVISALHPTAVPVPEPILLCEDDSVIGSPFYVMEYVEGTPYRTAEQLAPLGAERTRAAVLGLVDTLVELHAVDPQAVGLGDFGRPEGFLDRQLRRWGKQLDASRNRELAGIDELHAALGRTLPSSPAPTVVHGDYRLDNVLIGSDDRIRAVLDWEMSTLGDPLTDLGLLVMYSSDLGLPESPVSTTSGAAGHPSPAELIERYAARSGRDTSAISWYTAFAWFKLAVILEGIHYRYTQGQTVGGGFDRIGDLVPVFIAHGLTTLQEG